One window of Anas platyrhynchos isolate ZD024472 breed Pekin duck chromosome 11, IASCAAS_PekinDuck_T2T, whole genome shotgun sequence genomic DNA carries:
- the PRC1 gene encoding protein regulator of cytokinesis 1 isoform X4 codes for MRKSEVLAAEAVSCLNRALAALRDIWEEIGIPEEQRLERTDVVKKHIKSLLDMMVAEEESLKERLLKSIALCRKELDALCRELRLDPFEAEEESTILQMEKDLRTRVQVMLKQKRDRQQELKALQEQDRDLCDILCVSPFGIDSNAVPSLEELDRYRRHLASLSAEKERRREEFVSIKRQVILCMEELDHTPDTSFEREVVCEDEEAFCLSTDNIAALQNLLQQLEARRSLNEAMCMELRSRITALWDRLQVPAEERESFAVHMTGSRAKTRKALQLEVDRLEELKLQNMKSVIQAIRVELAEYWDKCFYSQEQREGFSPYYDEDYTETLLQLHDAEVGRMKNYYETHKELFEAVQKWEENWKLFLELERKTTDPNRFANRGGSLLKEEKQRAKLQKMLSKLQEELESRVQAWEQEHEDAFLVKGQQFMEYVAEQWQLYRMEKEKEKQERHLKKSRQIEAEMMYGSTPRTPIKRRVLTPHTPGKLNGTSISSATPNSTVRSAFGATLYHSPTSRLPPSGGKLGQARTPSRVALKPPRPGHREQNKENVSQLNGTTLSGGCTPTAPAQRNYSVSSVASTYSEFARELSKASRCDTSSRVLNSTTTNAFC; via the exons ATGAGGAAGAG CGAGGTGCTGGCGGCCGAGGCCGTGTCGTGCCTGAACCGCGCGCTGGCGGCGCTGCGGGACATCTGGGAGGAGATCGGCATCCCCGAGGAGCAGCGCCTGGAGCGCACCGACGTGGTGAAGAAGCACATCAAG AGCCTGCTGGACATgatggtggcggaggaggagagCCTGAAGGAGCGGCTCCTGAAGAGCATCGCCCTGTGCCGCAAGGAGCTGGACGCCCTGTGCCGGGAGCTGCGCCTGGACCCCTTCGAG GCAGAGGAGGAGAGCACCATCCTGCAGATGGAGAAGGATTTGCGCACCCGCGTGCAAGTGATGTTAAAGCAGAAGagggacaggcagcaggagctgaaagCTCTGCAAGAACAAGACCGAGACCTGTGCGACATCCTCTGCGTGTCCCCGTTTGGCATCGACAGCAACGCCGTGCCcagcctggaggagctggaCCGCTACCGGCGCCACTTGGCCTCCCTGAGCGCCGAGAAG GAGCGAAGGCGAGAGGAGTTTGTCAGTATCAAGCGGCAGGTCATCCTCTGCATGGAGGAGCTGGACCACACCCCGGACACGAGCTTTGAGCGGGAGGTGGTGTGTGAGGATGAGGAAGCCTTCTGCTTGTCCACAGACAACATCGCTGCCCTCCagaacctgctgcagcag ctggaggcccGGCGGTCCCTGAACGAGGCCATGTGCATGGAGCTGCGATCCAGGATCACTGCGCTCTGGGACAGGCTGCAGGTTCCCGCGGAGGAGAGGGAGTCCTTCGCAGTGCACATGACCGGATCCAGAGCCAAAACTAGGAAAGCT CTGCAGTTAGAAGTGGACCGTCTGGAGGAGCTGAAGCTGCAGAACATGAAGTCTGTGATCCAGGCGATCCGGGTGGAGCTGGCTGAGTACTGGGATAAATGCTTCTACAGCCAGGAGCAGAGAGAAGGCTTCAGCCCCTATTATGATG AGGACTACACAGAGACCCTGCTCCAGCTCCACGATGCTGAGGTGGGGAGGATGAAGAACTACTATGAGACACACAAGGAGCTGTTTGAGGCTGTCCAGAAATGGGAGGAGAACTGGAAGCTGTTCCTGGAGCTAGAG AGGAAAACAACCGACCCCAACCGCTTTGCCAACCGGGGGGGGAGCCTGCTGAAAGAAGAGAAGCAGCGAGCAAAGCTGCAGAAGATGCTTTCCAAG ctgcaggaggagctggagagcaGGGTCCAGGCCTGGGAGCAGGAGCATGAGGACGCTTTCCTGGTGAAGGGGCAGCAGTTCATGGAGTATGTGGCGGAGCAGTGGCAGCTGTACCgcatggagaaagagaaggagaagcaggAGCGG CACCTGAAGAAAAGCCGCCAGATCGAGGCAGAGATGATGTACGGGAGCACCCCGCGGACACCCATCAAGCGTCGCGTGCTCACCCCACACACGCCTGGCAAA CTCAATGGCACTTCCATCTCCAGCGCCACCCCCAACAGCACTGTTCGCTCGGCCTTCGGGGCAACTCTCTACCACTCACCGACCTCTCGGCTGCCGCCCTCCGGAGGGAAG CTTGGTCAGGCTCGGACCCCCAGCCGCGTGGCTTTGAAGCCCCCCCGGCCAGGACACAGGGAGCAGAACAAGGAGAACGTGTCGCAGCTGAACGGAACCACCCTGAGCGGTGGGTgcacccccacagcccctgcccagcgTAACTACAGCGTTAGTTCTGTTGCCAGCACCTATTCTGAGTTTGCG CGCGAACTTTCAAAGGCTTCCAGGTGTGACACCAGCTCCCGCGTGCTCaactccaccaccaccaacgCCTTCTGCTGA
- the PRC1 gene encoding protein regulator of cytokinesis 1 isoform X7 encodes MRKSEVLAAEAVSCLNRALAALRDIWEEIGIPEEQRLERTDVVKKHIKSLLDMMVAEEESLKERLLKSIALCRKELDALCRELRLDPFEAEEESTILQMEKDLRTRVQVMLKQKRDRQQELKALQEQDRDLCDILCVSPFGIDSNAVPSLEELDRYRRHLASLSAEKERRREEFVSIKRQVILCMEELDHTPDTSFEREVVCEDEEAFCLSTDNIAALQNLLQQLEARRSLNEAMCMELRSRITALWDRLQVPAEERESFAVHMTGSRAKTRKALQLEVDRLEELKLQNMKSVIQAIRVELAEYWDKCFYSQEQREGFSPYYDEDYTETLLQLHDAEVGRMKNYYETHKELFEAVQKWEENWKLFLELERKTTDPNRFANRGGSLLKEEKQRAKLQKMLSKLQEELESRVQAWEQEHEDAFLVKGQQFMEYVAEQWQLYRMEKEKEKQERHLKKSRQIEAEMMYGSTPRTPIKRRVLTPHTPGKVRKLNGTSISSATPNSTVRSAFGATLYHSPTSRLPPSGGKLGQARTPSRVALKPPRPGHREQNKENVSQLNGTTLSARTFKGFQV; translated from the exons ATGAGGAAGAG CGAGGTGCTGGCGGCCGAGGCCGTGTCGTGCCTGAACCGCGCGCTGGCGGCGCTGCGGGACATCTGGGAGGAGATCGGCATCCCCGAGGAGCAGCGCCTGGAGCGCACCGACGTGGTGAAGAAGCACATCAAG AGCCTGCTGGACATgatggtggcggaggaggagagCCTGAAGGAGCGGCTCCTGAAGAGCATCGCCCTGTGCCGCAAGGAGCTGGACGCCCTGTGCCGGGAGCTGCGCCTGGACCCCTTCGAG GCAGAGGAGGAGAGCACCATCCTGCAGATGGAGAAGGATTTGCGCACCCGCGTGCAAGTGATGTTAAAGCAGAAGagggacaggcagcaggagctgaaagCTCTGCAAGAACAAGACCGAGACCTGTGCGACATCCTCTGCGTGTCCCCGTTTGGCATCGACAGCAACGCCGTGCCcagcctggaggagctggaCCGCTACCGGCGCCACTTGGCCTCCCTGAGCGCCGAGAAG GAGCGAAGGCGAGAGGAGTTTGTCAGTATCAAGCGGCAGGTCATCCTCTGCATGGAGGAGCTGGACCACACCCCGGACACGAGCTTTGAGCGGGAGGTGGTGTGTGAGGATGAGGAAGCCTTCTGCTTGTCCACAGACAACATCGCTGCCCTCCagaacctgctgcagcag ctggaggcccGGCGGTCCCTGAACGAGGCCATGTGCATGGAGCTGCGATCCAGGATCACTGCGCTCTGGGACAGGCTGCAGGTTCCCGCGGAGGAGAGGGAGTCCTTCGCAGTGCACATGACCGGATCCAGAGCCAAAACTAGGAAAGCT CTGCAGTTAGAAGTGGACCGTCTGGAGGAGCTGAAGCTGCAGAACATGAAGTCTGTGATCCAGGCGATCCGGGTGGAGCTGGCTGAGTACTGGGATAAATGCTTCTACAGCCAGGAGCAGAGAGAAGGCTTCAGCCCCTATTATGATG AGGACTACACAGAGACCCTGCTCCAGCTCCACGATGCTGAGGTGGGGAGGATGAAGAACTACTATGAGACACACAAGGAGCTGTTTGAGGCTGTCCAGAAATGGGAGGAGAACTGGAAGCTGTTCCTGGAGCTAGAG AGGAAAACAACCGACCCCAACCGCTTTGCCAACCGGGGGGGGAGCCTGCTGAAAGAAGAGAAGCAGCGAGCAAAGCTGCAGAAGATGCTTTCCAAG ctgcaggaggagctggagagcaGGGTCCAGGCCTGGGAGCAGGAGCATGAGGACGCTTTCCTGGTGAAGGGGCAGCAGTTCATGGAGTATGTGGCGGAGCAGTGGCAGCTGTACCgcatggagaaagagaaggagaagcaggAGCGG CACCTGAAGAAAAGCCGCCAGATCGAGGCAGAGATGATGTACGGGAGCACCCCGCGGACACCCATCAAGCGTCGCGTGCTCACCCCACACACGCCTGGCAAAGTAAGGAAG CTCAATGGCACTTCCATCTCCAGCGCCACCCCCAACAGCACTGTTCGCTCGGCCTTCGGGGCAACTCTCTACCACTCACCGACCTCTCGGCTGCCGCCCTCCGGAGGGAAG CTTGGTCAGGCTCGGACCCCCAGCCGCGTGGCTTTGAAGCCCCCCCGGCCAGGACACAGGGAGCAGAACAAGGAGAACGTGTCGCAGCTGAACGGAACCACCCTGAGCG CGCGAACTTTCAAAGGCTTCCAGGTGTGA
- the PRC1 gene encoding protein regulator of cytokinesis 1 isoform X3 yields the protein MRKSEVLAAEAVSCLNRALAALRDIWEEIGIPEEQRLERTDVVKKHIKSLLDMMVAEEESLKERLLKSIALCRKELDALCRELRLDPFEAEEESTILQMEKDLRTRVQVMLKQKRDRQQELKALQEQDRDLCDILCVSPFGIDSNAVPSLEELDRYRRHLASLSAEKERRREEFVSIKRQVILCMEELDHTPDTSFEREVVCEDEEAFCLSTDNIAALQNLLQQLEARRSLNEAMCMELRSRITALWDRLQVPAEERESFAVHMTGSRAKTRKALQLEVDRLEELKLQNMKSVIQAIRVELAEYWDKCFYSQEQREGFSPYYDEDYTETLLQLHDAEVGRMKNYYETHKELFEAVQKWEENWKLFLELERKTTDPNRFANRGGSLLKEEKQRAKLQKMLSKLQEELESRVQAWEQEHEDAFLVKGQQFMEYVAEQWQLYRMEKEKEKQERHLKKSRQIEAEMMYGSTPRTPIKRRVLTPHTPGKLNGTSISSATPNSTVRSAFGATLYHSPTSRLPPSGGKQLGQARTPSRVALKPPRPGHREQNKENVSQLNGTTLSGGCTPTAPAQRNYSVSSVASTYSEFARELSKASRCDTSSRVLNSTTTNAFC from the exons ATGAGGAAGAG CGAGGTGCTGGCGGCCGAGGCCGTGTCGTGCCTGAACCGCGCGCTGGCGGCGCTGCGGGACATCTGGGAGGAGATCGGCATCCCCGAGGAGCAGCGCCTGGAGCGCACCGACGTGGTGAAGAAGCACATCAAG AGCCTGCTGGACATgatggtggcggaggaggagagCCTGAAGGAGCGGCTCCTGAAGAGCATCGCCCTGTGCCGCAAGGAGCTGGACGCCCTGTGCCGGGAGCTGCGCCTGGACCCCTTCGAG GCAGAGGAGGAGAGCACCATCCTGCAGATGGAGAAGGATTTGCGCACCCGCGTGCAAGTGATGTTAAAGCAGAAGagggacaggcagcaggagctgaaagCTCTGCAAGAACAAGACCGAGACCTGTGCGACATCCTCTGCGTGTCCCCGTTTGGCATCGACAGCAACGCCGTGCCcagcctggaggagctggaCCGCTACCGGCGCCACTTGGCCTCCCTGAGCGCCGAGAAG GAGCGAAGGCGAGAGGAGTTTGTCAGTATCAAGCGGCAGGTCATCCTCTGCATGGAGGAGCTGGACCACACCCCGGACACGAGCTTTGAGCGGGAGGTGGTGTGTGAGGATGAGGAAGCCTTCTGCTTGTCCACAGACAACATCGCTGCCCTCCagaacctgctgcagcag ctggaggcccGGCGGTCCCTGAACGAGGCCATGTGCATGGAGCTGCGATCCAGGATCACTGCGCTCTGGGACAGGCTGCAGGTTCCCGCGGAGGAGAGGGAGTCCTTCGCAGTGCACATGACCGGATCCAGAGCCAAAACTAGGAAAGCT CTGCAGTTAGAAGTGGACCGTCTGGAGGAGCTGAAGCTGCAGAACATGAAGTCTGTGATCCAGGCGATCCGGGTGGAGCTGGCTGAGTACTGGGATAAATGCTTCTACAGCCAGGAGCAGAGAGAAGGCTTCAGCCCCTATTATGATG AGGACTACACAGAGACCCTGCTCCAGCTCCACGATGCTGAGGTGGGGAGGATGAAGAACTACTATGAGACACACAAGGAGCTGTTTGAGGCTGTCCAGAAATGGGAGGAGAACTGGAAGCTGTTCCTGGAGCTAGAG AGGAAAACAACCGACCCCAACCGCTTTGCCAACCGGGGGGGGAGCCTGCTGAAAGAAGAGAAGCAGCGAGCAAAGCTGCAGAAGATGCTTTCCAAG ctgcaggaggagctggagagcaGGGTCCAGGCCTGGGAGCAGGAGCATGAGGACGCTTTCCTGGTGAAGGGGCAGCAGTTCATGGAGTATGTGGCGGAGCAGTGGCAGCTGTACCgcatggagaaagagaaggagaagcaggAGCGG CACCTGAAGAAAAGCCGCCAGATCGAGGCAGAGATGATGTACGGGAGCACCCCGCGGACACCCATCAAGCGTCGCGTGCTCACCCCACACACGCCTGGCAAA CTCAATGGCACTTCCATCTCCAGCGCCACCCCCAACAGCACTGTTCGCTCGGCCTTCGGGGCAACTCTCTACCACTCACCGACCTCTCGGCTGCCGCCCTCCGGAGGGAAG CAGCTTGGTCAGGCTCGGACCCCCAGCCGCGTGGCTTTGAAGCCCCCCCGGCCAGGACACAGGGAGCAGAACAAGGAGAACGTGTCGCAGCTGAACGGAACCACCCTGAGCGGTGGGTgcacccccacagcccctgcccagcgTAACTACAGCGTTAGTTCTGTTGCCAGCACCTATTCTGAGTTTGCG CGCGAACTTTCAAAGGCTTCCAGGTGTGACACCAGCTCCCGCGTGCTCaactccaccaccaccaacgCCTTCTGCTGA
- the PRC1 gene encoding protein regulator of cytokinesis 1 isoform X6, whose product MRKSEVLAAEAVSCLNRALAALRDIWEEIGIPEEQRLERTDVVKKHIKSLLDMMVAEEESLKERLLKSIALCRKELDALCRELRLDPFEAEEESTILQMEKDLRTRVQVMLKQKRDRQQELKALQEQDRDLCDILCVSPFGIDSNAVPSLEELDRYRRHLASLSAEKERRREEFVSIKRQVILCMEELDHTPDTSFEREVVCEDEEAFCLSTDNIAALQNLLQQLEARRSLNEAMCMELRSRITALWDRLQVPAEERESFAVHMTGSRAKTRKALQLEVDRLEELKLQNMKSVIQAIRVELAEYWDKCFYSQEQREGFSPYYDEDYTETLLQLHDAEVGRMKNYYETHKELFEAVQKWEENWKLFLELERKTTDPNRFANRGGSLLKEEKQRAKLQKMLSKLQEELESRVQAWEQEHEDAFLVKGQQFMEYVAEQWQLYRMEKEKEKQERHLKKSRQIEAEMMYGSTPRTPIKRRVLTPHTPGKVRKLNGTSISSATPNSTVRSAFGATLYHSPTSRLPPSGGKQLGQARTPSRVALKPPRPGHREQNKENVSQLNGTTLSARTFKGFQV is encoded by the exons ATGAGGAAGAG CGAGGTGCTGGCGGCCGAGGCCGTGTCGTGCCTGAACCGCGCGCTGGCGGCGCTGCGGGACATCTGGGAGGAGATCGGCATCCCCGAGGAGCAGCGCCTGGAGCGCACCGACGTGGTGAAGAAGCACATCAAG AGCCTGCTGGACATgatggtggcggaggaggagagCCTGAAGGAGCGGCTCCTGAAGAGCATCGCCCTGTGCCGCAAGGAGCTGGACGCCCTGTGCCGGGAGCTGCGCCTGGACCCCTTCGAG GCAGAGGAGGAGAGCACCATCCTGCAGATGGAGAAGGATTTGCGCACCCGCGTGCAAGTGATGTTAAAGCAGAAGagggacaggcagcaggagctgaaagCTCTGCAAGAACAAGACCGAGACCTGTGCGACATCCTCTGCGTGTCCCCGTTTGGCATCGACAGCAACGCCGTGCCcagcctggaggagctggaCCGCTACCGGCGCCACTTGGCCTCCCTGAGCGCCGAGAAG GAGCGAAGGCGAGAGGAGTTTGTCAGTATCAAGCGGCAGGTCATCCTCTGCATGGAGGAGCTGGACCACACCCCGGACACGAGCTTTGAGCGGGAGGTGGTGTGTGAGGATGAGGAAGCCTTCTGCTTGTCCACAGACAACATCGCTGCCCTCCagaacctgctgcagcag ctggaggcccGGCGGTCCCTGAACGAGGCCATGTGCATGGAGCTGCGATCCAGGATCACTGCGCTCTGGGACAGGCTGCAGGTTCCCGCGGAGGAGAGGGAGTCCTTCGCAGTGCACATGACCGGATCCAGAGCCAAAACTAGGAAAGCT CTGCAGTTAGAAGTGGACCGTCTGGAGGAGCTGAAGCTGCAGAACATGAAGTCTGTGATCCAGGCGATCCGGGTGGAGCTGGCTGAGTACTGGGATAAATGCTTCTACAGCCAGGAGCAGAGAGAAGGCTTCAGCCCCTATTATGATG AGGACTACACAGAGACCCTGCTCCAGCTCCACGATGCTGAGGTGGGGAGGATGAAGAACTACTATGAGACACACAAGGAGCTGTTTGAGGCTGTCCAGAAATGGGAGGAGAACTGGAAGCTGTTCCTGGAGCTAGAG AGGAAAACAACCGACCCCAACCGCTTTGCCAACCGGGGGGGGAGCCTGCTGAAAGAAGAGAAGCAGCGAGCAAAGCTGCAGAAGATGCTTTCCAAG ctgcaggaggagctggagagcaGGGTCCAGGCCTGGGAGCAGGAGCATGAGGACGCTTTCCTGGTGAAGGGGCAGCAGTTCATGGAGTATGTGGCGGAGCAGTGGCAGCTGTACCgcatggagaaagagaaggagaagcaggAGCGG CACCTGAAGAAAAGCCGCCAGATCGAGGCAGAGATGATGTACGGGAGCACCCCGCGGACACCCATCAAGCGTCGCGTGCTCACCCCACACACGCCTGGCAAAGTAAGGAAG CTCAATGGCACTTCCATCTCCAGCGCCACCCCCAACAGCACTGTTCGCTCGGCCTTCGGGGCAACTCTCTACCACTCACCGACCTCTCGGCTGCCGCCCTCCGGAGGGAAG CAGCTTGGTCAGGCTCGGACCCCCAGCCGCGTGGCTTTGAAGCCCCCCCGGCCAGGACACAGGGAGCAGAACAAGGAGAACGTGTCGCAGCTGAACGGAACCACCCTGAGCG CGCGAACTTTCAAAGGCTTCCAGGTGTGA
- the PRC1 gene encoding protein regulator of cytokinesis 1 isoform X1, producing MRKSEVLAAEAVSCLNRALAALRDIWEEIGIPEEQRLERTDVVKKHIKSLLDMMVAEEESLKERLLKSIALCRKELDALCRELRLDPFEAEEESTILQMEKDLRTRVQVMLKQKRDRQQELKALQEQDRDLCDILCVSPFGIDSNAVPSLEELDRYRRHLASLSAEKERRREEFVSIKRQVILCMEELDHTPDTSFEREVVCEDEEAFCLSTDNIAALQNLLQQLEARRSLNEAMCMELRSRITALWDRLQVPAEERESFAVHMTGSRAKTRKALQLEVDRLEELKLQNMKSVIQAIRVELAEYWDKCFYSQEQREGFSPYYDEDYTETLLQLHDAEVGRMKNYYETHKELFEAVQKWEENWKLFLELERKTTDPNRFANRGGSLLKEEKQRAKLQKMLSKLQEELESRVQAWEQEHEDAFLVKGQQFMEYVAEQWQLYRMEKEKEKQERHLKKSRQIEAEMMYGSTPRTPIKRRVLTPHTPGKVRKLNGTSISSATPNSTVRSAFGATLYHSPTSRLPPSGGKQLGQARTPSRVALKPPRPGHREQNKENVSQLNGTTLSGGCTPTAPAQRNYSVSSVASTYSEFARELSKASRCDTSSRVLNSTTTNAFC from the exons ATGAGGAAGAG CGAGGTGCTGGCGGCCGAGGCCGTGTCGTGCCTGAACCGCGCGCTGGCGGCGCTGCGGGACATCTGGGAGGAGATCGGCATCCCCGAGGAGCAGCGCCTGGAGCGCACCGACGTGGTGAAGAAGCACATCAAG AGCCTGCTGGACATgatggtggcggaggaggagagCCTGAAGGAGCGGCTCCTGAAGAGCATCGCCCTGTGCCGCAAGGAGCTGGACGCCCTGTGCCGGGAGCTGCGCCTGGACCCCTTCGAG GCAGAGGAGGAGAGCACCATCCTGCAGATGGAGAAGGATTTGCGCACCCGCGTGCAAGTGATGTTAAAGCAGAAGagggacaggcagcaggagctgaaagCTCTGCAAGAACAAGACCGAGACCTGTGCGACATCCTCTGCGTGTCCCCGTTTGGCATCGACAGCAACGCCGTGCCcagcctggaggagctggaCCGCTACCGGCGCCACTTGGCCTCCCTGAGCGCCGAGAAG GAGCGAAGGCGAGAGGAGTTTGTCAGTATCAAGCGGCAGGTCATCCTCTGCATGGAGGAGCTGGACCACACCCCGGACACGAGCTTTGAGCGGGAGGTGGTGTGTGAGGATGAGGAAGCCTTCTGCTTGTCCACAGACAACATCGCTGCCCTCCagaacctgctgcagcag ctggaggcccGGCGGTCCCTGAACGAGGCCATGTGCATGGAGCTGCGATCCAGGATCACTGCGCTCTGGGACAGGCTGCAGGTTCCCGCGGAGGAGAGGGAGTCCTTCGCAGTGCACATGACCGGATCCAGAGCCAAAACTAGGAAAGCT CTGCAGTTAGAAGTGGACCGTCTGGAGGAGCTGAAGCTGCAGAACATGAAGTCTGTGATCCAGGCGATCCGGGTGGAGCTGGCTGAGTACTGGGATAAATGCTTCTACAGCCAGGAGCAGAGAGAAGGCTTCAGCCCCTATTATGATG AGGACTACACAGAGACCCTGCTCCAGCTCCACGATGCTGAGGTGGGGAGGATGAAGAACTACTATGAGACACACAAGGAGCTGTTTGAGGCTGTCCAGAAATGGGAGGAGAACTGGAAGCTGTTCCTGGAGCTAGAG AGGAAAACAACCGACCCCAACCGCTTTGCCAACCGGGGGGGGAGCCTGCTGAAAGAAGAGAAGCAGCGAGCAAAGCTGCAGAAGATGCTTTCCAAG ctgcaggaggagctggagagcaGGGTCCAGGCCTGGGAGCAGGAGCATGAGGACGCTTTCCTGGTGAAGGGGCAGCAGTTCATGGAGTATGTGGCGGAGCAGTGGCAGCTGTACCgcatggagaaagagaaggagaagcaggAGCGG CACCTGAAGAAAAGCCGCCAGATCGAGGCAGAGATGATGTACGGGAGCACCCCGCGGACACCCATCAAGCGTCGCGTGCTCACCCCACACACGCCTGGCAAAGTAAGGAAG CTCAATGGCACTTCCATCTCCAGCGCCACCCCCAACAGCACTGTTCGCTCGGCCTTCGGGGCAACTCTCTACCACTCACCGACCTCTCGGCTGCCGCCCTCCGGAGGGAAG CAGCTTGGTCAGGCTCGGACCCCCAGCCGCGTGGCTTTGAAGCCCCCCCGGCCAGGACACAGGGAGCAGAACAAGGAGAACGTGTCGCAGCTGAACGGAACCACCCTGAGCGGTGGGTgcacccccacagcccctgcccagcgTAACTACAGCGTTAGTTCTGTTGCCAGCACCTATTCTGAGTTTGCG CGCGAACTTTCAAAGGCTTCCAGGTGTGACACCAGCTCCCGCGTGCTCaactccaccaccaccaacgCCTTCTGCTGA
- the PRC1 gene encoding protein regulator of cytokinesis 1 isoform X5, protein MRKSEVLAAEAVSCLNRALAALRDIWEEIGIPEEQRLERTDVVKKHIKSLLDMMVAEEESLKERLLKSIALCRKELDALCRELRLDPFEAEEESTILQMEKDLRTRVQVMLKQKRDRQQELKALQEQDRDLCDILCVSPFGIDSNAVPSLEELDRYRRHLASLSAEKERRREEFVSIKRQVILCMEELDHTPDTSFEREVVCEDEEAFCLSTDNIAALQNLLQQLEARRSLNEAMCMELRSRITALWDRLQVPAEERESFAVHMTGSRAKTRKALQLEVDRLEELKLQNMKSVIQAIRVELAEYWDKCFYSQEQREGFSPYYDEDYTETLLQLHDAEVGRMKNYYETHKELFEAVQKWEENWKLFLELERKTTDPNRFANRGGSLLKEEKQRAKLQKMLSKLQEELESRVQAWEQEHEDAFLVKGQQFMEYVAEQWQLYRMEKEKEKQERHLKKSRQIEAEMMYGSTPRTPIKRRVLTPHTPGKVRKLNGTSISSATPNSTVRSAFGATLYHSPTSRLPPSGGKQLGQARTPSRVALKPPRPGHREQNKENVSQLNGTTLSGGCTPTAPAQRNYSRELSKASRCDTSSRVLNSTTTNAFC, encoded by the exons ATGAGGAAGAG CGAGGTGCTGGCGGCCGAGGCCGTGTCGTGCCTGAACCGCGCGCTGGCGGCGCTGCGGGACATCTGGGAGGAGATCGGCATCCCCGAGGAGCAGCGCCTGGAGCGCACCGACGTGGTGAAGAAGCACATCAAG AGCCTGCTGGACATgatggtggcggaggaggagagCCTGAAGGAGCGGCTCCTGAAGAGCATCGCCCTGTGCCGCAAGGAGCTGGACGCCCTGTGCCGGGAGCTGCGCCTGGACCCCTTCGAG GCAGAGGAGGAGAGCACCATCCTGCAGATGGAGAAGGATTTGCGCACCCGCGTGCAAGTGATGTTAAAGCAGAAGagggacaggcagcaggagctgaaagCTCTGCAAGAACAAGACCGAGACCTGTGCGACATCCTCTGCGTGTCCCCGTTTGGCATCGACAGCAACGCCGTGCCcagcctggaggagctggaCCGCTACCGGCGCCACTTGGCCTCCCTGAGCGCCGAGAAG GAGCGAAGGCGAGAGGAGTTTGTCAGTATCAAGCGGCAGGTCATCCTCTGCATGGAGGAGCTGGACCACACCCCGGACACGAGCTTTGAGCGGGAGGTGGTGTGTGAGGATGAGGAAGCCTTCTGCTTGTCCACAGACAACATCGCTGCCCTCCagaacctgctgcagcag ctggaggcccGGCGGTCCCTGAACGAGGCCATGTGCATGGAGCTGCGATCCAGGATCACTGCGCTCTGGGACAGGCTGCAGGTTCCCGCGGAGGAGAGGGAGTCCTTCGCAGTGCACATGACCGGATCCAGAGCCAAAACTAGGAAAGCT CTGCAGTTAGAAGTGGACCGTCTGGAGGAGCTGAAGCTGCAGAACATGAAGTCTGTGATCCAGGCGATCCGGGTGGAGCTGGCTGAGTACTGGGATAAATGCTTCTACAGCCAGGAGCAGAGAGAAGGCTTCAGCCCCTATTATGATG AGGACTACACAGAGACCCTGCTCCAGCTCCACGATGCTGAGGTGGGGAGGATGAAGAACTACTATGAGACACACAAGGAGCTGTTTGAGGCTGTCCAGAAATGGGAGGAGAACTGGAAGCTGTTCCTGGAGCTAGAG AGGAAAACAACCGACCCCAACCGCTTTGCCAACCGGGGGGGGAGCCTGCTGAAAGAAGAGAAGCAGCGAGCAAAGCTGCAGAAGATGCTTTCCAAG ctgcaggaggagctggagagcaGGGTCCAGGCCTGGGAGCAGGAGCATGAGGACGCTTTCCTGGTGAAGGGGCAGCAGTTCATGGAGTATGTGGCGGAGCAGTGGCAGCTGTACCgcatggagaaagagaaggagaagcaggAGCGG CACCTGAAGAAAAGCCGCCAGATCGAGGCAGAGATGATGTACGGGAGCACCCCGCGGACACCCATCAAGCGTCGCGTGCTCACCCCACACACGCCTGGCAAAGTAAGGAAG CTCAATGGCACTTCCATCTCCAGCGCCACCCCCAACAGCACTGTTCGCTCGGCCTTCGGGGCAACTCTCTACCACTCACCGACCTCTCGGCTGCCGCCCTCCGGAGGGAAG CAGCTTGGTCAGGCTCGGACCCCCAGCCGCGTGGCTTTGAAGCCCCCCCGGCCAGGACACAGGGAGCAGAACAAGGAGAACGTGTCGCAGCTGAACGGAACCACCCTGAGCGGTGGGTgcacccccacagcccctgcccagcgTAACTACAGC CGCGAACTTTCAAAGGCTTCCAGGTGTGACACCAGCTCCCGCGTGCTCaactccaccaccaccaacgCCTTCTGCTGA